In the genome of Cynocephalus volans isolate mCynVol1 chromosome 15, mCynVol1.pri, whole genome shotgun sequence, one region contains:
- the OSGIN2 gene encoding oxidative stress-induced growth inhibitor 2 isoform X3: MPLVEETSLLEDSSVTLPVVIIGNGPSGICLSYMLSGYRPYLSSEAVHPNTILHSKLDEARHLSIVDQDLEYLSEGLEGRSSNPVAVLFDTLLHPDADFGYDYPSVLHWKLEQHHYIPHLVLGKGPPGGAWHNMEGSMLTISFGNWMELPGLKFKDWMSSKRRSLKGDRVMPEEIARYYKHYVKVMGLQKNFRENTYITSVSRLYRDQDDDSQDGDISTKHLQIEKSKFIKRNWEIRGYQRIADGSHVPFCLFAENVALATGTLDSPAHLEVEGEDFPFVFHSMPEFGATISKGKLRGKVDPVLIVGSGLTAADAVLCAYNNNIPVIHVFRRRVTDPSLIFKQLPKKLYPEYHKVYHMMCTQSYSVDSNLLSDYTSFPEHHVLSFKSDMKCILQSVSGLKKIFKLSAAVVLIGSHPNLSFLKEQGCYLGHNSNEPITCKGNPVEIDAYTYECVKETSLFALGPLVGDNFVRFLKGGALGITHCLATRQKKKQHLFVERGGGDGIA, translated from the exons gaaatggACCCTCAGGAATATGCCTTTCTTATATGTTATCAGGCTACAGACCATATTTATCATCAGAAGCAGTACACCCAAATACAATTTTACATAGTAAATTAGATGAAGCAAGACATCTTTCCATTGTTGATCAG GACTTAGAATACTTGTCTGAGGGCCTTGAGGGCCGATCATCCAATCCAGTTGCAGTGCTTTTTGACACACTTCTTCATCCAGATGCTGACTTTGGGTATGATTATCCATCCGTTTTGCATTGGAAACTAGAACAACATCATTATATCCCACACTTAGTTCTTGGTAAAGGTCCACCTGGTGGGGCTTGGCAT aATATGGAAGGCTCCATGTTGACAATCAGCTTTGGAAATTGGATGGAGCTACCTGGACTTAAATTTAAGGATTGGATGTCTAGCAAACGAAG GAGCCTAAAAGGGGATCGAGTTATGCCAGAGGAAATAGCTCGCTACTATAAACATTATGTAAAAGTCATGGGTCTTCAGAAGAATTTCAGAGAAAATACTTACATAACCTCTGTATCAAGACTCTATAGAGATCAAGATGATGATAGTCAAGACGGAGATATTTCAACAAAGCATTTACAGATAGAGAAGTCAAAATTTATCAAGAGAAACTGGGAAATCAGGGGTTATCAGCGAATAGCAGATGGTTCTCATGTTCCCTTCTGTCTCTTTGCTGAGAATGTAGCTCTGGCAACTGGAACATTGGATTCTCCTGCACATCTGGAAGTTGAAGGGGAAGATTTCCCATTTGTGTTTCATTCAATGCCTGAATTTGGAGCTACTATAAGCAAAGGAAAGTTGCGTGGCAAAGTGGATCCAGTGTTAATTGTAGGTTCTGGGCTTACTGCAGCTGATGCAGTACTATGTGCTTACAACAATAATATCCCTGTGATTCATGTATTTCGCAGAAGAGTAACTGATCCAAGCTTAATTTTCAAACAGCTTCCCAAAAAGCTTTATCCTGAATATCATAAAGTCTATCATATGATGTGTACTCAGTCATATTCTGTAGACTCAAATCTTTTATCTGATTATACCAGTTTTCCTGAGCACCATGTGCTTTCTTTTAAGTCGGACATGAAATGCATTCTTCAAAGTGTCTCTggattgaagaaaatatttaagctcTCTGCAGCAGTAGTATTGATAGGTTCTCATCCTAATCTATCTTTTCTGAAGGAACAAGGGTGTTACCTAGGCCATAACTCAAACGAGCCGATTACATGTAAGGGTAATCCTGTGGAAATAGATGCATATACCTATGAGTGTGTTAAAGAAACCAGCCTTTTTGCATTGGGTCCTTTGGTTGGAGACAATTTTGTTCGATTTTTGAAGGGAGGAGCACTGGGTATTACACACTGTTTAGCtacaagacagaagaaaaagcagCATTTGTTTGttgaaagaggaggaggagatgggatAGCTTAA
- the NBN gene encoding nibrin isoform X2, whose protein sequence is MVLGGDSSPYKQTICALICGRPIVKPEYFTEFLKAVQSKKQLPQIESFYPSIDEPAIGSKNIDLSGRQERRQIFKGKTFVFLNSRQHKKLSSAIVLGGGEARLLTEENEEGDSLFSAPGTCVVDTGTTNSQILIPDSQKKWIYSIMDMLQRQGLRPIPEAEIGLAVIFMTTENYCDPRGQPSTGLKTRTPGTSLSQGLSVNEKLMPSARVNTTTYVPDTESEQADNCEQPKEIKISRMEQKFRMLSQETSTIKEPPKTSSKNNNNTVSNTLVRVKIPDYQLSPTKFPGVNKSGDRASQPQQTNSIKNYFQPSTKKRERDEENQEMSSSKSARIEMSCFLFEQTQPATTSIQKNKEQHLSQNVPVDKKSDNLFINIDLKSNSASKSLSTENLRSEKRKEIDDLSIDDEVLEQLFKNTKPELKIETKVQKEEEDVNIRKRPRIDSETDDTFNDEALSENKVSQENKIGKKYELKKESLWSTKEEISNNDELQDNSEMLPRKVLLTEFRSLVVNNFTSRNPSAINNDYGQLKNFKKFKKVTFPGAGKLPHIIGGSDLIAHHARKNTELEEWLRQEMEVQNQQAKEESLADDLFRYNPNVKRKR, encoded by the exons ccCATCTATTGATGAACCAGCTATTGGAAGTAAAAATATTGATCTGTCAGGACGACAGGAAAGAAGACAAATCTTCAAAGggaaaacatttgtatttttaaattccagaCAG cataagaAATTAAGTTCAGCAATTGTTTTGGGGGGTGGAGAAGCTCGACTgttaacagaagaaaatgaagaaggaGATAGTTTATTTTCAGCTCCTGGAACTTGTGTTGTTGATACAGGAACAACAAATTCACAGATCTTAATTCCTGACTCTCAGAAAAAATGGATTTATTCAATTATGGATATGCTCCAAAG GCAGGGTCTTAGACCTATTCCTGAAGCAGAAATTGGATTGGCAGTTATTTTCATGACTACGGAGAATTACTGTGATCCTCGGGGCCAGCCCAGTACAG GATTAAAGACAAGAACTCCAGGGACAAGCCTCTCACAAGGCTTGTCAGTCAATGAAAAACTAATGCCAAGTGCCCGAGTGAATACTACAACATATGTACCTGACACAGAATCAGAGCAAGCAGATAATTG TGAACAGccaaaagaaatcaaaatctCCAGAATGGAACAGAAATTCAGAATGCTTTCACAAGAAACATCCACTATAAAGGAACCCCCCAAAACAAgctctaaaaataataataatacagtgtCAAATACTCTGGTTAGAGTGAAAATCCCAGACTACCAGCTTTCACCAACTAAATTCCCAGGTGTAAATAAAAGTGGAGATCGGGCTTCTCAGCCGCAGCAGACCAACTCCATCAAAAACTACTTTCAGCCATCTACCAAAAAAAG GGAAAGGGatgaagaaaatcaagaaatgtcTTCATCCAAATCAGCAAGAATAGAaatgtcttgttttctttttgaacaaACGCAACCTGCTACAACCtcaatacagaaaaataaggaGCAACATCTATCTCAGAATGTGCCTGTGGACAAAAAATCAGAtaacttatttataaatatagatttaaaatCCAATTCTGCCAGTAAATCTCTTTCTACAGAAAAtctaagatcagaaaaaagaaaagaaattgatgaTTTGTCCATAGATGATGAAGTATTGGAACAGTTATTTAAGAACACAAAACCAGAGTTAAAAATTGAAACGAAAGttcaaaaagaagaggaagatgtCAATATTAGAAAAAGGCCAAGGATAGATAGTGAAACAGATGACACTTTTAATGATGAAGCATTATCAGAAAATAAAGTATCT caagaaaataaaattgggaaGAAATATGAGCTCAAGAAAGAATCATTGTGGTCaactaaagaagaaatatct AACAATGATGAACTTCAGGACAATAGTGAGATGCTTCCAAGAAAGGTGTTACTGACTGAATTTAGATCACTGGTGGTTAATAACTTTACTTCCAGAAATCCATCCGCTATAAATAATGATTATGGTCAACTAAAGAATTTCAAGAAATTCAAAAAG gtCACATTTCCTGGAGCAGGAAAACTTCCACACATCATTGGAGGATCAGATCTGATAGCTCATCATGCTCGAAAGAATACAGAATTAGAAGAGTGGTTAAGGCAGGAAATGGAG GtgcaaaatcaacaagcaaaagaAGAGTCTCTTGCCGATGATCTCTTCAG atataatcctaatgtaaaaaggaaaagataa
- the OSGIN2 gene encoding oxidative stress-induced growth inhibitor 2 isoform X2 codes for MLSGYRPYLSSEAVHPNTILHSKLDEARHLSIVDQDLEYLSEGLEGRSSNPVAVLFDTLLHPDADFGYDYPSVLHWKLEQHHYIPHLVLGKGPPGGAWHNMEGSMLTISFGNWMELPGLKFKDWMSSKRRSLKGDRVMPEEIARYYKHYVKVMGLQKNFRENTYITSVSRLYRDQDDDSQDGDISTKHLQIEKSKFIKRNWEIRGYQRIADGSHVPFCLFAENVALATGTLDSPAHLEVEGEDFPFVFHSMPEFGATISKGKLRGKVDPVLIVGSGLTAADAVLCAYNNNIPVIHVFRRRVTDPSLIFKQLPKKLYPEYHKVYHMMCTQSYSVDSNLLSDYTSFPEHHVLSFKSDMKCILQSVSGLKKIFKLSAAVVLIGSHPNLSFLKEQGCYLGHNSNEPITCKGNPVEIDAYTYECVKETSLFALGPLVGDNFVRFLKGGALGITHCLATRQKKKQHLFVERGGGDGIA; via the exons ATGTTATCAGGCTACAGACCATATTTATCATCAGAAGCAGTACACCCAAATACAATTTTACATAGTAAATTAGATGAAGCAAGACATCTTTCCATTGTTGATCAG GACTTAGAATACTTGTCTGAGGGCCTTGAGGGCCGATCATCCAATCCAGTTGCAGTGCTTTTTGACACACTTCTTCATCCAGATGCTGACTTTGGGTATGATTATCCATCCGTTTTGCATTGGAAACTAGAACAACATCATTATATCCCACACTTAGTTCTTGGTAAAGGTCCACCTGGTGGGGCTTGGCAT aATATGGAAGGCTCCATGTTGACAATCAGCTTTGGAAATTGGATGGAGCTACCTGGACTTAAATTTAAGGATTGGATGTCTAGCAAACGAAG GAGCCTAAAAGGGGATCGAGTTATGCCAGAGGAAATAGCTCGCTACTATAAACATTATGTAAAAGTCATGGGTCTTCAGAAGAATTTCAGAGAAAATACTTACATAACCTCTGTATCAAGACTCTATAGAGATCAAGATGATGATAGTCAAGACGGAGATATTTCAACAAAGCATTTACAGATAGAGAAGTCAAAATTTATCAAGAGAAACTGGGAAATCAGGGGTTATCAGCGAATAGCAGATGGTTCTCATGTTCCCTTCTGTCTCTTTGCTGAGAATGTAGCTCTGGCAACTGGAACATTGGATTCTCCTGCACATCTGGAAGTTGAAGGGGAAGATTTCCCATTTGTGTTTCATTCAATGCCTGAATTTGGAGCTACTATAAGCAAAGGAAAGTTGCGTGGCAAAGTGGATCCAGTGTTAATTGTAGGTTCTGGGCTTACTGCAGCTGATGCAGTACTATGTGCTTACAACAATAATATCCCTGTGATTCATGTATTTCGCAGAAGAGTAACTGATCCAAGCTTAATTTTCAAACAGCTTCCCAAAAAGCTTTATCCTGAATATCATAAAGTCTATCATATGATGTGTACTCAGTCATATTCTGTAGACTCAAATCTTTTATCTGATTATACCAGTTTTCCTGAGCACCATGTGCTTTCTTTTAAGTCGGACATGAAATGCATTCTTCAAAGTGTCTCTggattgaagaaaatatttaagctcTCTGCAGCAGTAGTATTGATAGGTTCTCATCCTAATCTATCTTTTCTGAAGGAACAAGGGTGTTACCTAGGCCATAACTCAAACGAGCCGATTACATGTAAGGGTAATCCTGTGGAAATAGATGCATATACCTATGAGTGTGTTAAAGAAACCAGCCTTTTTGCATTGGGTCCTTTGGTTGGAGACAATTTTGTTCGATTTTTGAAGGGAGGAGCACTGGGTATTACACACTGTTTAGCtacaagacagaagaaaaagcagCATTTGTTTGttgaaagaggaggaggagatgggatAGCTTAA